AATGAGAATTGTTGGTTTTAGGTTCATTATCCATTTTAGATACCTAACTAGCTCCCATAAGAAAATGTTGTTTTATCTTATTTGCCTTTTTGTACAGAGCATATATTGTGAATCTTGGTGACGTGCTGGAGCGTTGGAGCAACGGCCTTTTTAAGTAACTTTCTTTTGTTTAAGCTCAGCCTCCCTTTTTTATTCGCCAATTCTTTTTTTTTACTAATTTGTTGCATTGTAAAGGTTTTAGCTCACAATTTTCTCAAGTTCTTTTTGTTTTTTACGTACAGATCCACAATGCATAGAGTACTTGCGAATGGTCAGGACCGATATTCCGCAAGTATCAAGTTTATGTTGACTTTTGTTCACATGTCCACTTTTTGTGTTTATTGTGGAAGAACTTTTAGCCACCGTGTCGTTTTTATCAGTCTCAACAATGAAAGATTGTGTTGAACGGGTTTAATCTTATCTCATCGCAGATTCCATTCTTCTTGAGTCCAAGTCACGACTGTCTAATAGAATGTCTTCCTACATGCCAGTCCGAAAACAATCTTCCCAAGTAAGGTTTCATCAACCTCTTCACCTTGTTATATTAAGACTTTCGACCAATAAAAGTGTATCTAAAACCTTCTTTGACTATGTTTAATGAATAGATATCCAGCGATCACATGTTCAGCGTATCTCACCCAGCGATACAAAGAATCCCACAGGGAAACGAGAGCATCTCCGGAAAATAGACCTAAATGAATTTTAGGGTCAACACCTTTCAAACAATAAATGCTTTATATTTCCTCGTTGTTGAAGGTGTTTTGTGTTTGGTTAATAAAGATCACCAGTTAAGAGATTTATTTTGGGTATCTCTGTGAATATTGTAACACTGAAAACAAAAGTTGAGGCTCCAACAATAAAGTAGAGTATGCAAGTGTAACTACTTGTGATAAATCTCGCGACCAGACCCTGGCTCTCTACCTTCTCTAACTGACGCTACATGATTAGCCTCGACAGGGTTTGGTTTCCGACTGATAACAAAGCAGATTACGATAAGTTAAGACAAATCCAGTGCCATGCAAAATGATAAACAAATTAAGGAAAGACCTCTGATTTCACTCTTGATCATTTCAAAATTTAATCAGAGGATACAACAAGCATACATCCTAGTTAAGGAAACTTGTAATATAAAATATAGCTAATCCATGTTAACAAAGTTTGTTTTCTTTTAAAGTGACATGGATTCAATAATTATGCTCCAGTAAGCTTTTGCTTTGTCTTTATAATCTTTATATAATATCTTGCACGTTTTAGCACCTCTATTTCTTCCTTTATAAAACCTTCACATTTCTTCTCCTTAGCTCATAAGTAATCAAATCTCAAAAACCAATATTACAATATCCTCTCTCTTTCTTTCTCTCACAATAAACCCTCTAAAGATCTAATGGATCAAAACGAACCAATAAGCAAGAAGCTATGGAACATCGTACGTTTCCTCTTGTACATGATCCGTAAAGGCGTCTCAAAACACAAACTCATCGCCGACTTCAACGCCACTCTAAAACGCGGCAAGAACCTCATGTTCCACCACCGTCGCCGTGTCCCGGCCGCCGCCACTTCCTCATCCGCCGCCGCACCTCAACGACAAGAATACGAGTTTAGCTGCAGCAACACTCCAAACTACTCTTTCCCCTTTCCCAGTATTGGTTTCATGAAGAAAAAGAGCCACAATAATCTCTTCGCCTGTGGCCAGACGCCTCAGACGCTAGACGACGACGCAGCCGCCGCTAGAGCAGTTCTTGAGCTTCTTAACGGCGTTGGTGACAAAGGAAATGTTACTCCGGCGTATTTGTCGGCGGCTTTGTCTCCTTACTTTCCCGGGTTTGGTCGGACTCCTTTGGTGAGGCCGTTGAGAGTAACGGACTCACCGTTTCCTTTAACACCGGAAAATGGTGACGTGGCTAACGGACACGTGGACCAAGCGGCTGATGATTTCATAAAGAAGTTTTATAAGAACTTGAATCAGCAGAAAAAAATGATTGAATTCAGCTAAAAACTAATCTGATTGTGTGCTTCTTCATATATTTCTCTTCTTTTTTTTTTGCTGATTAAATGCTTCATATGTAATGATATTTTGGGGGATTTTTATTTTTACTTTTCTTGAAACAATTGGATGTTGTCATTTAGAAGAATATCATGGGCTTTGTCAATAAAACTAATGTTTTTGTTAAAAAAAAACAGATGCATGGACGCAATAATACCTTCGTAAAACAATTCGATGAATTTTCATAAATATTTTTTTGGTAAGTGACAATAATCATGATCATATGGACAATATAAATCTGTTCATATGATTTTTAATTTGCTTTTATATCTTGTTTTTGTCTCACATAAAGAACATATATAAACTATACAATATATTCTCCGTATCTTTCTTTGATTAGTATCTACCATTTCGTACGGCTTGGATCTTCTATAGCCTTTTAATTATTTGCATGACTCATGAATACATCTGAAGGTTACAGTCTCATTCATTGTTACTCACTTAAAATCCTGAATTTTTTGTATAGGCATCATATTAATTAATTTTATAGTCTTTGTGCAGACTCACTTTCCAAAACATCTACCACTGAAAACATGCTTAGAAAATTATATTATGGTGATATCTTGGATATATACTTTGATGAAATGAAACACGAAATTAAAGTGGTCACTGCAAGCTGTTTGGCTCTTTCCCTAAAGCAAAAGAGAGAAAAGTACTTTCTTTTTCAACTTTTTTCTTTAATTTTCTTTTTGTTCTTTTAATTTTCTTTATAACATATTCACAAGTTTGAAATCATAGTCATAGCGATCAGCCAATTACCTATCAAAACAAAAACTCTACCACTATCAAGAAAAACTTATATCTGACAAAGTCAATAAAAACCTCTTTCGTAAATCACGTTTGTTTTCGTCTTTATAGATGATTTGATTCTAAAAAATCAAGATTGAAGAGCGAGGTTGTAAACTTTTCTTTCCTTAGTTGGGATATAAAAGTGATTAAGACAATTAGACAAATATGCATGTGTTTGATACACACACGTATACAAACATGTAAATATATTCATATTCTGAAATTATGATGCGCAACGTACTAAAATATGTTACCTGACGCTTTAATGGCTGTAAAATCTTTAAAAGGAGTAGTCTCTAGATAAAATTATATAGAAGAAAGTAAGAAAATGGTGTTTCATGTATTCTGACAATTGCAATATTCAGATCGGTCAGAATATAGACAGGTTTATTTAATTTTGTGTATGTTTGTTGTATTTATAAAGTAATCGATATTGTATAACATGGCTTAAATCAACTTCTAAAAAGGGGATCATGATATATAGAGTATACTGTATACATATGTAAGATCTATCATAAGTTATATTGGCCGGAATTAACATAGAATTGTGAAAGCTATATATATTAAACGAGTTCAGAAACAATTAAAAGAAATAATATCCAATGATTCAATATAGAGCTGCATATATACAATTGCTACTTGAAGAACTAAGATGAAGCTTTATTGAATCATATTTGGTTCATCTCAAAGAAAAATAGTTATCATCTCAGCTTTTGTGTTGGTAGAGCTGCATATACAACTGCTACTTGATCAAACATGTGTGAGTGAATCAGAGATATGCTTCCATATAGTCTGTGGGATTCTCAATTGATAAGGAAGTCATCTTTCTATTACTGTTGTGTGTTTCACATTGGCGAGTGAGTTGCTTTTTTTCTTTAATGGATAACTAGGATGAGACCCAATATTTGCGTTGGGTGAGACATGCATAAAAATCATATATTCAAAATAGAGTTGTTCAATCCGGATTTTGTTCTGGTCTCGGCTCAGTTTTTCGATATTTTGGTTTATAAAAATTAGACACCATATTAAAATTATATATGTTTTAGTTTGGTTCAGTTTATATACTACCAGTTTTTGTTTTATTAAATTTTAGTCTGGTCTCAGTTTGATTTCTTGATATTTTGGTTACAAAAATTAGATACTATATTTAAATTATATCTATCTTAGTTTGGTTTGGTATATATACTGTTGATTTTTGGTTTATTATTTTATACCAAACAAACTTAAAATATATTTATCTTTTATAACATTTGTCAATTTAGTTTTGTATGATTAAGAATCCTTTTTATTTAATACTATTCTAATTTTTAAATAGAATGTTTTTCTATTATATTGAACTATTTAAAATAATTATTAAATAAATTAGTTATTATAGATTCATAAGATGAAAACAAAAAGAGATTAAGACAAATATATGTCAAAAAACCTTTACTTAAGAATAACCAATTATTCATATTAACGTCTCAAATATCAAAGATCATATAAATAAATTAAACTACATGTATATAATTATATTATATAATTTACATAAACTATACTACTATATTTTAATTAATCAGTTTATTCGGTTTATATTGTTTGATCGATTTATGTACTGAACCATATCTATATACCACATTTTCTAGAAATAACATCTATTCGGTTTATACAGTGTTACCAAATAAACTAATTTTTCTATTTCAATTTGGTTCGGTTTTAGTTTGTTCGGTTTTTACCGAATTGAATACCCATAATTCAAATTACTAAACTGCAGATAGTTTGCAAACGTGTTTCTTGACTAAATTATACGTAATATAATCAAAAGGTTTTTGTATTTATAATTAAATCTAAAAATAATTTGCAAAAATAGATCTCATTATTCAAAGTACTAAACCAAACGGGGTTTTTGGCTGATTTGCTAGTTGGAAATATGATGGTATCGTTAGTGATACTTATCGTTTAAATATGATTAGCTTATAGGTTAACATCGTCTATAATTACCATTAACTAATACGATTTGCATTTACTATAATTTTTCTTAACTCCCCAAAATATATTTTTAATACTTGACTTGACAAAGTTTTTGCATCTTAAATATAAAATTTCCATATTTTCCCTTCTCTTCTACCTCTAAGGGAATTATATTGAATATTTATATATAAGAGTATTAAGTTAATAGTATTAAAATCTATATGTAATAAGGAAATTATCATTTATACGTAACTGTCGATATTTGAGGTAGAAGATCCACGCTCTTGGTAGATTGCTTTCCTAAACAATGATTAAAAGTATTATAATAAGGAAACTCTCATTTATATGTAACTATCGATATGCGCAGTGAATATGGTCTCGAGATTGGTTTATTTATACTTTTTATCATATACTTTTATGTTTGAGTTAATATAAGTTTCCTAGTGAATTGACTTTAGACTTACACATTATTAAATCGCTTGTTATACTGCTACGTAAGATTAATTGATAGTCTAATTAAGTGAAACCTAAGTAGGATTTTTGTTAATTAATACAAATTTAATATTACAACTTTTTAAATATTTCTCAATTAATATATAGGGTATGATTGATGATTATTATGTGACACGTAATAATGTGTTTTACAATATTGATAGGAAAAAAGTATCTTAAAGGATTTTTAACATTAAAAACCCTCAGCTAAGTTTGTTTTGGGTAAAAACCACCAAACTAAGTATTTAATGGAAAAACCCTCAAACTAACGTTATTTAATGAATTAAACCCTAGCAGGTCATAATTACTATTTTACCGGTAAATCTTTAATTTAGGAGTTTCTACATTAAGTAAACATAGTTGAAGGGTTTTACCATTAACTTTTTTTTTTAAAAAAAATTGAAATTTTATAATATTATTTAAAAATTAGTAACTTTTTTTTGACACCATAAGCGAAAACTAAGTAACTGGACCGCGCGATTCAGAAAGCCAAACCGAAAGTATTGAATCGACATATAACATAACTGAAGGAGAATTCCTCGCACCCCTTGCAAGCTTGTCCGCCATAGTATTTTGTGTTCTTGGAATATGTTTGATCCGGAAGTTAGGAAAGAAAGTCTTACTGGGTCTAAATTTTGTTATATTTTCTCGGTTTTTACATTTTTAATTTATACATATATAATGTTGATGTTAAAACACATCAAACTCATATATTTACAAAAAAAAAAATTAAAAATGCTAATTTTGAAAATTTAAGTTACTAATTTTTAGATAATATTATAAAATTGTTTTTTTTTTATTTTTAATGGTAAAACTCCTCAACTATGTTTACTTAATGTAGAAACTCCTAAACTAGAGATTTACCGGTAGTATTGGTAATTATGACCTGTTATGGTTTACTTCATTAAATAAAGTTTGTTTGAAGGATTTTACGTTAAATACTTAGTTTGAGGGTTTTTACCTAAAACAAACATAGTTGAGGTGTTTTAACGTTAAAAATCCTATCTTAAATGGATTCCCAACATGTTGAACCAAGTTACTAGTACAACCAAAATGAAGTGTAACAATAACACCAAGTAAAAGTATAGAGCATTTCTTTAATAACATTTATATAAAACAAAATTAAGCCCTATTAACTTATTATTTTTTAACTTAGCCCTACTATTTTAAGAAATGTAATTTGTTATACGTCCGTCAGTTACTTCAGTTTTTTTTTTTAATATACCTCTATTTATTTGTTAATAGATGCTACAATAGTAAATTATTATAATCAATTATAATTGTTTCTTCTTTTCTTGATTCACTTTTAAATTTATTTCAGTATCTTATACGAGAGTTTAATATATTTACAGATAATGTAATTATAGTAACGTGTCTATTTATAGGCTAATTAAATGTGAAGATTGCTAAATCGAACAATACATATGAACAATATTGTTTCTACAAGACAAACACATGAAAATTGGTATTAACATATAAAACAATTAATATAGAACTATGTGAATGTTCAAATATAATTTTACAAAATTTTAAGTTAATTAACATAATAAAACTAACTCGAGAACATTTTCAATTAATCAATGTGTTCACTAATATTAATTAAGGTTTTACAGTTAGGGGTTAAGATTTAGATTTAGCTTTTAGGATTTCTTTCAGATATCACACGGTTATTTTATTATTCGAACAAAAAGTGGTATAAAAAATTAAATCGGGGTAAAATAATCAACATACAGAATTGTCTATGCTAAGATCTTTCACTTCTAGCTAAAGAATCAATAGTTGTATTCTGATCTCGAAGAATGTAGAAAAGCTTAAAAAGTTAAATCGTCTTTGTAACGTCGTAATCTCTTTCACGTATGTTAAAAATTTTGGACATACTTGTGGTTCCAAAATCATAGTGATCAAATCTTTGCAGCCCCTTCCAAAGTTTTGATACATAGAATGCCATAAGATACTCTCTATTGCCCATATTGGTGTATCTAGCTCCAAATATAAAGAAGACTCTCATCTTCTTTGGTTCTTTGTTCCCACTATTTGGATATTTCAAGATGTGGCTTTCGAAACCCATCAATTGTGAGGTAAAAGTCCAAGAGCCATCCACAAAAGATGTTTTGTAAGCATACAACACGTTCTCATATTTGGTTTCTTCGCTCTAAGAAAGGATCCCCATAAAAAAGTCATACATACCCTTATTAATTCTATCAATGACTGCCTCAACATCAGTCATTCGATAAACATAACATTAAATTGGAAATCATCCATAAAAACAGAACTAAACTTCCGCTTTGGCCAAGTGACATTAACGTAAACAACTTATCAAATCATAGATTACTTTTCTGCAGCAAAGGTTTCTTATTTTTTTGTCTCTGAAAGGATTATAACTCTTGGACGATGTTTTCTGATACATCTCTTTTAGAATTTGGACTGTGAGTTCATTCATAATCTCTCGAGAGTTCCAATTAAGTGCCTTCATAAACAAAGACATGATAATGTCTTGTATTCTACAAGACCAGTACCATTCGCGCATAAATGAATCTTCATGTTATGTCGTACCATTATTTAACTAGAATTCAATGAGAATTATTTATTTTGTATAACCGCTTTCTAACCAAAAAAAACTTTTAGGATTTAGTATTAAAAATATTGTTTAGTTACAAAAATTTGAATTCACTAATCTTTAATTATGATTTAACATGTATAGTTTATATTTTAGAGTTCAAGTTTTATAGTATATGTTGTGACATGCCAAATGCCTCCTTAGCTAGACGCCTTATTAGCCGGACCAAATGTCTGTGCTGGAGATCAAACGTTCTACTTAATCAGATGTCTGTCACCAGATGTCTAACTCCTCGCTTATTATGATATTGATCGATTAGGACGTAAATTTTTACACATTTATTTTAGGATTGGTTGCTCTCCAAAAAGCCTCGTTCTAAGTGGAGTTAGACTATATATATATATTATCTATTATACTTTGTCTGGTCTAATATCCGATGTAGGACTTTGGTTGCTTATTTATCCTAACAATCCTTCTTTCCAACAAAATACCACGCAACCTTGGCTCTGATACAAATTTGTTGTGACGGACCATATGCCTAGGGGTCAGACGTTGTATTATGACCATATCATACGCTCTTTTCTGTGAACTAGATGCTCTGCCAGAGATAGATTTATGTCACAAGATGTCCTACCCTTCGCTTGGTAAGATACTGTCAGTTTTAGGCGTAAACCTTTACGGATTTGCTTTTGGGTCGGTTGGTTCCTAAAAATCCTCATACTCAGTGAAGTTGACCAAAACTTGGATTGCTTATTTATCCTAACAAGCATCCTCTCAAAGCAAGGACCACATAACCTTGGCTCTGATATTAATGTTATACCGAACCAAATTCTCTCATGGACCAGATGCTCTACTAGAGCTAGACTAGATACTTGTGGTGGGGGTTAGACACTCTATTAAATCCAGATGTCCGTCATCAAATGTCCAGCTTTTCGCTTAGTATGATAGTGTTCATTTTT
The DNA window shown above is from Brassica oleracea var. oleracea cultivar TO1000 chromosome C3, BOL, whole genome shotgun sequence and carries:
- the LOC106332229 gene encoding uncharacterized protein LOC106332229; the encoded protein is MDQNEPISKKLWNIVRFLLYMIRKGVSKHKLIADFNATLKRGKNLMFHHRRRVPAAATSSSAAAPQRQEYEFSCSNTPNYSFPFPSIGFMKKKSHNNLFACGQTPQTLDDDAAAARAVLELLNGVGDKGNVTPAYLSAALSPYFPGFGRTPLVRPLRVTDSPFPLTPENGDVANGHVDQAADDFIKKFYKNLNQQKKMIEFS